The genomic DNA gatagttaaaatattaagtGGGATGTAagtggtttgaaaaaaattggtaattaatttttttctttttaaatgtatattttaactaaatatttgttgagtaAAACGTGAATACTCTTTCTAACAATAACACAGTTTTAAAAGTATAATTGATATTTCCCTCTTAATGGATTGGGTATCGATGAAATTCTTATTATCAACATAattaagcaaaaagaaaaagaaaaacattattgGAGACTGGTCCAcaaatgtgatgattatgttgccTGGTTAAGGGACCACCATGAGTCATTATGAAAATGATGCCAGAACCCAGAAGGGagtaaaataaatagaaaataggTTGAGTGACAAGCAGAGAGCATATTAGGTAGAGGAAATGCTCCATGTCCATCTCTCACGGTGGGAACTGTAAAGCAGAGAAAGGCCGTATGTTGACTGTAGCATAAAATGATTCCAAGTTCAAACACTTCAATGGAAATTACCTAGAAACTAACCACGATGGAAATagggtggatttttttttttaaaaaaaaaaaattaattaattttttaccttgttctttttttttttttttactgcatGAATGAACCTTCATTGACTTGTAATTTTCTTtcgttaaattactatttatatcaaaagtttaagctaataggaagagataaatttaatcactaaAGTTTAACATTTCAATCCAATTAGCAAGATTGTTTTAGAGTGTTGTACTATGGCCAGatgagaaaataacaaaatgtgATATCACACAAAGAGTTAAAGATTGACATTATGCGTACCCACTGAGCCAGCCCAggtggagagaaagagaatgggCTTTAGGGCTTCGTTTGCCCCCAGCCAGGGCcggtactgtagctggaacggcactgttccagctacagtaccagcaacaaaaattgactttttacttaaattttttttttcaaaaattgactttttacttaatttttttttcccaccccatctttctcctgcttttttcttttttcttttttctttttttttttaatattttgctttaaaaaaaaaaaatttaagtaaaaagtcaatttttgctgctggtactgtagctggaacagtgccgtttcAGCTACAGTACCGGCCCTGGCTGGGGGCAAACGAAGCCTAGGAGCTCACAGTTTGGGCCAATTGGGCCCTGGTTGGGCTAAAGAAGACAACGGGTCAGCTCAATAATTGCGTAAGGAGTAGAGCACACAGAATGACTAACAACGGTCTTGTCCTAACCACCAGTGTAACGATTTAAGGAAAGTGCTAACGACATATGTGTTGTAACTCaaatgaattaatcaagttacaATTGAAACTTTCTACAATCATTTATAAATCCTAGTTTTAACTAGTAAAGAACTAATATAAGACTTATCACCTTTAAGTGGCTTAATAATCTATCCATTCTATGTGGGTTATTCATCTTCCCAAATGTAAGATTTGAGTGTTACAATCTCTTCCCCTTAAATCCTTAACTTTACCATCAAGGTTGTGGCCACGTCATGCATGGCTCCAATAccatttgtaaaaaaaaaaaaaaagcactagCCATCTACGCTATACATTTTAAAAGAATTAGTCAAGTGGCAATTGAAACtatataaaattacttataaagctGCTAAGTCTCACCTAGTACGGAATAAATGTGAGACTTAGTAACTATGAATGCCTTAATAATCTAGCCACTTTATGGCCATTCATCTTTTCAATGTGAAATTTGGGTGTTACAACCAACGAACGTAAAATCTGACACAATATCTTATCGCAATGACAACCTATTAGTAAGTCGTAATTTGATGCTACACTAGGTTAAGAACATAGTTCGGTGTCGTACCAAAGCAGTATCCCATTAGGGGGCGTTTGTTCATTAGGAAAAGATATCATTGTATGATCACATAATCAGTTAATTGTTATTGTATCGCGCAATGTGGTTGATCAATTGTTGAATGGTGAacattttttgtcctttttctcaTCATCACTATGGCCGATAATTATGCTAACCGTATCttaaacatgcttgcatcatcATCTTGATTTTAACTTTGTTTCTTCAGATGGCTTTGTCTCTAATCTCTCAACTTGTTGCGTAGGGAAAAGGCCTTCCGCACTGTCAATGAAAGCAACCCTTGaataaaaaggatatatatatatatatgatgatgatgatgatgatgatgaagaagaaaagcccCATGATCGAGACATATACGGCCAGATCTTTGTTATAATTTATGTTGTTCTCATGGTCTTTCATATGAGACAACAAAATGCAAGTATGAGTtacttcattattattattattattattttccctTCTTTTGCTTATTCTAAGATGTTATTCATCATTGAATTATAGCAAGATATGGATCAGCATGCTTAACTAATTCAATCAAATTTGGAAGATGCTCACTTTATTGTTTATGGATTTatgggtatgtttgttaatgtttgtgtattttttttttttaggcggattgttttttatttaaaaaaatattataatgtgacataaagtgaaaacaattttaaatgttttatgttttggattgtttgctaatattttgttttgaaaacataaaaacaaaaaataaaagaagataatGCCAACAAATCATAAAGtcaaatttgttttatatatatatatattggtgatCAGCCAACACATTTTTAAAGATTATCCCATACATATAATAGTTAGGTAATCATTGTTTTTAAGTGAGCTAATTATTAGGTATCTTAATGGTTGATGTCATCACAACACTTTGTATCTAATGAGGTATCTTAGTGTTGATGCGAAGTGGAGACTAAACACGGCAGCTAATGCATTATAATTAAGCTTATGCATGCATGATTAAAGCAGCAGCTCACACTCCATATTGTACCCACAGCCGTCCTAATGCGTAGACGCTCAAATCATGTTTGTGTGACAACATGCATTGCAGAGTTCTACAAAGGAATCCTTGTAATGATCACTAGGAGGGAATTAAGGTTAACTGAGCACAAGTTCTTATGCATTTCTCAACAAGCTTTACTAGTAATCAGCTATGCCTGTCTGTGCTATACCTTTCTGggcaaaataaaatgaataataatgttgtatcaaaaaagaaaacctcCAAGGGGACTACTCATGCCTCGCAATCTAATACTTGCAAGTGTTTAGACTAAGAGGAAGAATACATAGAGATTAAATCGAGAGAGGACAGTGAGGGTGGCAATCCACCCCCGCCTCCACGCCCTCCCCTTTGTGGGGGTTAAGCCGCCACCTAGAGGTGTGTGAGGGTGGAGCTTTCCATCCCTGCACGTCCCTGTGAAGGTGGTTGTCCACCTCCACACATCTCGGTGGGGAAAAGCATCCCCTGAATTGAATTCCACTTCAACCAATACcaattttccccttttttttcctttttttccttttttttttttttttttcaacttccaaaattgAAAGTAAAGTTCCTtccccaaacaaaaaaaaaaaaaaatcagcacaGAGACAAATGCGtatatttcaaagaaaattcCAAAAGATAATAGCAATTTAAAGCCATTTCGACCACACATGTTACATTAGTCCAAAACTTTTGGGGGGGTTGAATGAGATAGCTAGCACCGAAAGAGAGAATTGGAGTAGAATTCTAATAGCTTAGCTACGTGACATACAACGAGTAATTTCAAAGAATTATAGGGTTATATTATATCATTGAATTACGATTTGCAAGGCAGGAATTGCAGCCCCTATGAGGAAAGGAAAATGATGCGTACGCAATTCTCAATCAAGTCTACAATGACAAATTCCAACGACAAAGTCGTTGACAGTGGATGCTTGAATCACAACTAGCCAGTAACGTGGCATCGCATAATAGATCGACTTGCTTGTCAcgtacgatatatatatatatatatatatatatatatatttttaatctacAGGCTACAGCAATGGAATCTTTAGTCCACAATCAACGCAGGTTAACCAATAGAAACAAGTTTCAGGAAATTAGTTAAGTGCAGAGAACATGATGAGCCCTGCTTTATAACCCAGCAAGCCAGTATGATAATCTTCCAATCCATCCATACCCCTTTGCCTTAACTTCTACTCGACAAGTTAATACTAAGTTAAAAGATGTCAAAGTCGGATTTAGATTTTCGGtaatttgttgttcaaattgTTAACAATCCGAGCAACAAATGTAAGAGATTTCTTATAAGATTCACCTATCCGAATAAATCTTGGGTTGTCAATCCATCTATTTGGACAAGTGAATCTTATAAGAGCCCTTATATTTGTTAtccaaattattaacaattcgACCagtaaaattgttgaaaatctcTGTCTAAAACAATCGGGCCACATGGAAAtttataaagaaagaatatatagaTGGCAGGCGGGTTAAGCAATGCACTACCAGAATGAAGTGATGACCACCCGGAAACCAAGTACAACCTTTCAAGAGAAACAAATAGAAGTAGACAAGGGACTACTCGTAAAATCTGTCTCATCCCACTTGTAAAAGTATCATTTCCTGCTCTCCTGAAAATTGTATGAGCTTAAGATAGATTACCAAACAGAATTTCATACCTCATTTAAGGTAGCTTACCAAACAGAATTTCTGATCTGTGTGTTACCAAACCCAAATTGAGCTTTTCAAACTAGGCAAAGCATATGATTAGCAGAGCCAGTTGCTTGCACGCATTACATATCATAGAAAACAAGACAGTTACGGCCTCACTGTACACCGTTATCATACTTATATTGTATAGACTATAGCTATAGCTATAGCAGCAGGAGCGCTGGTTTGCCTCGACTTTGTCTGGTCGACCAACAATTTGAAATGCTCAACTTTTATAGAACAGGTTTGAGTCAAATAGCAATCACTCAAAACACTTCTTTTACATCAACCTAAAAGATTTCTAGTAATGGCATATGCATTAATTCATGAGTGCATCAACTTTTACTACAGGTCTTTACGAAATGATGCAACAATCTAtaattgataaataattaagcaaaatatCTAACTTaccaatttaataatttagtgaTTGACTTGTCAACcatatattcttaattattCACTAATTATGAATTGCCATGTCATTTATAAAAGACTCGTAATAAATGCTATAGTATCCAAACATTTTCCTTCATTTCAATAATAGGCAGATGACCTATTGGATGTATTATCATATCTACCCTTTCAGATAATACTTTAATAAGAAAAGTATATTATTGCACCTATTTTAAAGATGCTTTGCTGACAATGTGCTGTTTAAGGGAGCCTTGATGGGTCCCGTACTTAAGAAATGATAATTAGATGATGCGACCATAACTCAATTATTTGAAAAGTATTAAATGATCAGTAGCATGTATATAAATGTGTTTGTATGGGTTATGTTCAAAGAACACCTGGTGTATGTCTTTACTAATGCTACAACCTCTAACTTGGTTGTCCTTGATGAAGATTTCGACAAAATTCACAGCTGTCTTTACATACCTTACATACTTGCAAAATATCAAGACAAATGAAGATTAAGAACTATCCCAtctataaaatgtttttttttttcttttcgaacttcaatttctttttattttttaaaatacacacacacaaaaaaaagtgCATAGATTACAAGGTAAATGACATTCAATTAATATGCAAGTTAAGATAGTTATTGAGTAATGTTTGTATAATGCATGAGAAATTTAACTTCGTAACCCTTTCTATTGGGTGTAAGGGTAAATATGTCGAGTTCCATGGCGGTTACAACCTTTTCCATCATTTCTAACATCATCAAAACTCAGTAATGTATGTTAATTTGTATCAGGTACCAATAATATCGAGCCAATTATTTTTGCTGAACGTTTAGTTTCTACATTATCAATACTTTCGAAAAATGACAACGGGAAAGATTCCTGGTCTGACCAAGGCTGAAAAACCACTACTCTCTTTCCTCACAAGTTAAAAGCCCCAAGAAAACTAAATAGAAGAACATACCACCTAGAGAAATACGAATTAAAACATAGAGAATGCATGAAAAACATTTACCAAGGAAACTTGAAGTCAATTCTTTTTCTAATAagtaatcattttattaaagagagaggaaaatgcTCCAGTACAGTTGCTGTAAGCCTGTATATAGTAGAGCAACTCCAAAAAATTACAATGAAAGATTAAAAGATCAAGAAATTCTACAAAAGATGTGGAATAAACACTGCTTAAGGCGTAAATCTAATAATACAGAATTCTCATGAATGAGGGTTTGATCCAAATCAATGTAAGGTTCAACCTCCTCCTCAAAAGTATGACTATGTCTTTCTCTCCAAAGCATTCACAAAAGACATAATGGAATGGAATCGAATGATATAGAGTAATAACATGCTGTTTAAACTAGAAACATATGCAAAGGCAACTGAACCTAGCAGCAAGCACTCAAACCATgtgaatttaaaatattatagaGGAAATTTGAGCTTCAATTGGTTCAATCATTTGAGCAGTGTATATCTATATTctataatttcatattattagaatatttaattaaatgatttaatcaATCATTTCCTACCAATTttagcttttgagataaatggtaaattaacatgatattagagcaaAAATTCTAAGTTCAaaccttatttttttcatacatctctcatttcaattaaatattcacgTGTTGAGCCTCACTTATGAACCTGgagtttaattaaatgattaaataaatcattttttattagcttaaacttttgaaacaattggtgatttaacacatATCAATCAGAACCCACAAGTTCTTAATCTAGCATAAGTTCCTCGCTTTGTTTTTAAAACTATTTCGTATTTTGGTGAATATTTGGGAATGAGTTAAGCATCACACATAAGGCAGATGATGATGAAGCTGAGACCCCTGAATGGTTGAATCACAATAATTTTAGAAGAATATATAGCATGGCTAATTTATCAATGCCTTATAGATTGGTTGGAACCATCGTCCCTTGATATAGCAATGGTTCATGACCATCATAAATTCAAAGTCATCCATCAAGGTGCTTGAATCACATTCCTAATCCAACATATTGATAAATCAGAACAATAGCttatccaaataaataaatttcgaTAAGAACTTCCTTATATGATACCAAGAGGCATTCAGAGGCAAGGTTTTTTTCTAGGTGAAGAGCCTTCTGCCTTCCTATTGTATTGCAGTTGCTGAGAAATtgttctttcatttccttcttGCTAAAATGCGCTGCATAACTGTTGCCAAATATGGCACTAACTTGTGGTTTACAAGGGCAAAATGAAGAGTACTATACTGCACGTAGACAACTTAAGGAATCGAAAATGTGCTGATTTTGCATCACACTTGAGGAAAGCATCACAATCAAGCAAAAAAGAAAGGCATTTAAGGCTTCACCCTTCAAATCCACCAATCCATAGAGTCATCCTAAAAGTCACACAACACACTCTCCCCAAGAAATGAAATCTCCCGATCCCCTGTCACATTCCTCATAGGAGACCTACATCATCCACAAGCACACAGAAAGCCCCACTATTAAATTAACCAACTTTAAGCGTGGGTGTGCTCTTAAAGGCTAAATTACACGCCTTTAGGAGTTCCAACTGAAGTGCAACAATCCCAAAACAACAACCCCAAGATAGCAAGTTTCGCACAAAAACGGTTCTGTAACATAGATTATGTTAGGAGCTGCTGACACACGCCAAACATGATAAAGATGCACTAGACAACCCCCAATTGCTAGAAATCATTTAAGCATTTTGAGTATCCGAATACAACAATATGGTACAACATAATTGAATACTACCACAAACACCAACCTTTAATTGGCATTGCCATCAGGGCAACGCCGTGAGCCTGGCCTCGAACACGAATCCACGGCAGAGGCCGTCGCCGACGCCGCTCCCGGGCACCCCATCTACCCAACGCCACTCCCCTTTGCCCTTGCAGCGGTCCCAGACGGCCAGCTTCCCAACCCTCTTGGCCGAGAAGCAGACCCTATCGCCACCACCAAACACCTTGAACTTGCTCGACTCCTGGAAGCACCTGAACATGTCCAGGGGCATCCGACCCGCCTCGTCCCACTCCAACGTGTCCAGGTCCAGCCTCAGGATCAGGATCGTCGAGCACGACGCGTTCAACGAAAACGACGACTTTAACCCTCCGATCATTAGCAGTCGGTTCCCGTTGCCTCGCACCAAACGCGGCCGTTTCAGTATGTCGAACACGTCCCCCCACTCGTGCCGCTCCAGGCGAGTCCACGTCTGGGAGCTCCTCAGCCTCTTGATCGAGCAAGAGAACAGCTTCCACTGGTTCCGCCACGGCGAACCCATGTCACACAGCGCGTACACAGAGTCCGACACCAGGATTGGGCTTCGCGGCTTCGAGGGCAGGTTGGATGAGAACTTGAGCCACTGGTTTGAGCCGGAGAAGTACAGGGCCGCGAGCTCCGAAAGCACCATGACTCGGTTGGCCGAGTCGACGAGGACCGAGCCGTGGCGCGACCAGGCGGATCCGAGCTGGGGGAGGACTTTGAATTGCAGAGTCAAGGGGTTGCAAACCACGAGGGATTTGCTCGACTCGGACGAGTGGGGCGAGTCGGCCCAGAGGTAGACGAGCCCGCGCGCGGAGGCGACAGGGTGTGGGGACCGGAAGGGGAGGAAATCGAGGGTGAATCTGAGCCATTGATCCTGGTCCGGATCGAACACGTGGAGGGAGGGAGGGGAGGAAGCGTGgcgatggtggtggtggtggtggtggtggtgaggtGGGCGGAGAGCGAGGAGGGTGGAAGGTGGTTGGGCGGCAATGAGTTCTTTGAAGTGCGGTGAGGTCAGAATCTGGTGGAAGTGCTTGCAGACCGAGCGGCAGATCACGATCTGGCGGAGCGGGAGACTCGAGAAGATCTGATGGAGAGTGTCCTGCGGGAGCCGGTCGATATGGCACGCGTCCATTTTTCCGAGGATCAGATCGATTTGGTAGTGGTGGTGAAGGGGAGAGGAGCTGATGGTTGGCTTGGCCTTGGCCCTTGGCCTTGGGCTATTGCTTGGGGTTTTCGGAAATGTGGGGTCGTGATTTCTCATGCTTAATACTTGTTTGACACCTGTTCTTCTTCTTATGGCCGCCTGTTGCCTTTCCTCAATTTCCTGAATTTACCTACTAAATCTTCATCAGCtaagctttttatatatatatatatatatataatattatgatTAATACAAAATAACTAACAGTTAATACATTGTAAACGGAAAACCCAAATTAGTATGTATGAGAATTGACAAAGATGAGACGGACCCACGAGCTTAATTTCCATTGGATTCTGTCTAACTTGGAATGTGGGCCCCCACCTCCCAACGAAACAACTCGTTGATCAGCTCGCGCACCAACATCATCACATGGCGACCCATGCTTATGCGTAGGGACCAAACATGCATGAACACAATGATGATGACACGTGCCTCAATCTTACCTCAACCAAACCCATCAACTTGTCCCTTGTCTCTGTGTCAGCACCCAGGAGTCATAAGTCATAACTCATGACATGACAAGATTTGGGTGTAAGAAACTAAGAAAAGCATTGCACTACAATTCGTCCCTTTCATACCACTTTCAGTTATTTCCGCAGAATCAATCTCACCCTGTCAGAGCGGATGCCTGGACATCAAACGGCGACGTCGAAACATCAACCTTTTTTGAATTAGCTTGTAAAGTAAAGAATTGTAGGACCGATAAAATAAGATGAACAAGTGTTGTTATATGACAAATATATAGGTAGTAGTAAGAGGGAATCATATCCTCTACTTGTTTATTCTTACGGTATAAAAAGAatgcattaaaataataattaataaatagagAATACGCAAGCTTATTAGCCCCATAGCATCAAACGAGTTGCATacagaaaataacaaaagttGGTTGAGTAGAATATCCTCTCCCAAGCCAGGATGCCTATAAATTCAGCCATTTACTTCTTTGTGTGCGTCCAAAATCAGTGTTTTAAGTTCTAACCTGTTGAAAACAGCCACCAATAATTATAAAAtgggaagaaattttttttttcttctcatttttgtcAAGATCGAGGGTTGCTTTTGCCACCCATTTCAACGATGAGGTTTGAAATTCTCAAGCCTACTTCCACTGGCTCttggggattttttttaatattattttaatgagataGCACTATAACAAATACAAACCAGAAACAAAAACACATGGcctaaaaaaacaagaaaaaaaaagaggcctCAAAACACTACTAAGGAGGATTATTTCACTATTAAGAAAAAGATCTAACAAGGGATTTAATTTAGTGAAAAAAACTGCTAGTCGAGCTAGTGGTAGCGGCCTAGTGAGTACTGTTGTGACCACGTCGATTTGCATTTCTGTCAATCTGAAGAAATCAAAAGAAtcataaataatgaaaataattctCCAATTGGTTGTGGGGTATTGGGTGTCATCATATGTATTGCGCTTACTATTGGATCATCAAATGTCAAGTGAGTATCACAAGTAAAGATAGAGGGAGTTCAAGGCCCAAAATCCATTATTACACCCGTCATATCAAAAGCGACCCACAACTTGGGCAATGGGAAATGGGCAGCCCATCTTGCCCGTGCTCAAGATATTCATCTACATGGTTGCAAGATAGCAAAATTGGCTGAGCTTCAGATTGATAAGTCAAGCTCGATCCAAGCTTGAGTTTAGTTTAGGCTTTTAAAGATTGGGTTCTAGTTACCAACATAGTTGAATAGTCTCTTAGTTGGGCATGTTCAAACGCTGACTCAAACACCCGACCCAATGCATGCTAGGgtcaataaatttatcatatttcgcacatatttttctacaattaattattaaatttgtgaagttTATTATTGACTTATGTAGAGTCCACATaaatttacaaatctaataattgattataAGTCCATAGCATTTCTAGTTAAGGCAGGATGTGTTTTGAGCTAGAATGATGGGCTCTTTGCTAGCCGATCACAACCAGGCACGTCGTCATGAGTCTCTCTGAGGAGTCATGGGCTCTCGATAACCTCGGCTTCGGTAAAGGGCCCAATAACTTGGTACACTACCTTGTTAACAAACATTTTAGCTCAGCAACCAAGCGTGTCTGGCTTCATGTAGCTCTAATTTTATGATGTTCTCATGGCCTGGTCAGTCTTTATATTTTAGGAATTAAAGCACCTATGAAATATCTTCTAGTTCCCCTGGAAATAAATTAGTcactttttagtaatt from Corylus avellana chromosome ca6, CavTom2PMs-1.0 includes the following:
- the LOC132185638 gene encoding SKP1-interacting partner 15, translating into MRNHDPTFPKTPSNSPRPRAKAKPTISSSPLHHHYQIDLILGKMDACHIDRLPQDTLHQIFSSLPLRQIVICRSVCKHFHQILTSPHFKELIAAQPPSTLLALRPPHHHHHHHHHRHASSPPSLHVFDPDQDQWLRFTLDFLPFRSPHPVASARGLVYLWADSPHSSESSKSLVVCNPLTLQFKVLPQLGSAWSRHGSVLVDSANRVMVLSELAALYFSGSNQWLKFSSNLPSKPRSPILVSDSVYALCDMGSPWRNQWKLFSCSIKRLRSSQTWTRLERHEWGDVFDILKRPRLVRGNGNRLLMIGGLKSSFSLNASCSTILILRLDLDTLEWDEAGRMPLDMFRCFQESSKFKVFGGGDRVCFSAKRVGKLAVWDRCKGKGEWRWVDGVPGSGVGDGLCRGFVFEARLTALP